One Pleurocapsa sp. PCC 7327 DNA segment encodes these proteins:
- a CDS encoding EAL domain-containing protein encodes MTLDKAIDKNPPIVSAQASVKEAIALMEQTQVGCVLVVEQQKLVGSLSERDVLKLIASRQDWQEIAIAKVMTRNLVRLSVKNVADLSSLLHPLRQHCLEYLPIVTEDNRVFGLVTRAKLLESLPPEITNAIDTNARLRQELEAYREIEEELRTNEQALQLNQNRLDSILSSIEDVVWSIEPHSLQLLFLNTAVEQVYGRKLAEFIENIELWREVIHPEDKERVEEALNALYSTGREELEYRILLPDGEIRWIRVRSRLITDEEGTPVRIDGITTDITDRHKIQEQLRHDAFHDGLTGLPNRNLLLDRLKQTIRRSQRRDGYRFALLFLDLDRFKIVNDSLGHVFGDRLLVSVAHRLEKCQRAGDTVARFGGDEFVILLEEIADANDAIQIANRVQNALKTPIIIDNQEIFVAASIGIVIGNSRTYPNPEQVTDLLRDADIAMYRAKARSQGNYEVFDPSMYTYALKRLQLENDLRRALARTTSPEATQPEFSVYYQPIFSIATQQIEGFEALVRWQHPEKGTISPVDFIAIAEETGLIVPLDRWVLKTACYQLRAWQAQFPMPAPLTVSVNLSGKHFYQPGLIEFLDRVLEETGLDGRTLKLEITESIVIENTEAAAIMLKQLRERQVQACLDDFGTGYSSLSYLHSFPFNTLKIDRSFIKQLGMEEENDEIVKAIVNLGLILGMNVVAEGVETPEQVAQLKDLNCHYGQGYWFSRPMNGEAMTEFLLGAIES; translated from the coding sequence ATGACTCTAGACAAGGCGATCGACAAAAACCCCCCGATTGTTTCTGCCCAAGCGTCAGTAAAAGAAGCGATCGCGCTGATGGAACAAACGCAAGTCGGTTGCGTCTTGGTCGTCGAGCAGCAAAAGTTAGTCGGGAGCTTGAGCGAACGAGATGTCCTCAAATTAATTGCCTCAAGACAAGATTGGCAAGAAATCGCGATCGCCAAAGTCATGACTCGAAACTTGGTTAGGCTTTCCGTCAAGAATGTAGCGGATCTTTCCTCTCTACTGCACCCATTGCGCCAGCATTGCCTCGAATATCTACCCATTGTGACCGAAGATAATCGAGTTTTCGGTCTCGTTACTCGTGCGAAGCTCCTAGAAAGCTTACCGCCCGAAATCACCAACGCGATCGATACGAATGCCCGACTCAGGCAAGAACTCGAAGCTTATCGGGAGATAGAAGAAGAACTGCGGACAAACGAACAAGCACTGCAACTCAACCAAAATCGCTTAGACAGCATCCTCAGTTCGATTGAAGATGTCGTTTGGTCGATAGAACCCCATAGCTTGCAGTTACTTTTCCTCAACACGGCAGTCGAGCAGGTTTACGGTCGCAAACTGGCAGAGTTTATTGAAAATATCGAACTGTGGCGAGAAGTCATTCATCCAGAAGATAAAGAACGGGTAGAAGAGGCACTCAATGCCTTGTACTCCACTGGCAGAGAAGAATTAGAATACCGAATTTTATTACCTGACGGCGAGATCCGCTGGATTCGCGTTCGCTCCCGTCTAATTACCGATGAAGAGGGCACGCCTGTCCGCATTGATGGCATTACTACTGATATCACAGATCGTCACAAAATTCAAGAGCAATTGCGGCACGATGCCTTTCACGATGGACTGACAGGTTTACCCAACCGGAATTTGTTGCTCGATCGCCTCAAGCAAACCATTCGCCGCAGCCAACGACGAGATGGCTATCGCTTTGCCTTGCTCTTTTTAGACCTCGATCGCTTTAAAATTGTTAACGACAGTCTCGGTCACGTATTCGGCGATCGCCTCTTGGTTTCCGTCGCCCATCGCCTGGAAAAATGTCAGCGTGCCGGAGATACAGTGGCTCGTTTTGGAGGCGACGAATTTGTCATTTTGCTTGAGGAAATAGCCGATGCGAACGACGCGATTCAAATCGCCAATCGCGTCCAAAATGCCTTAAAAACGCCCATTATTATTGATAATCAGGAAATATTCGTCGCCGCTAGCATTGGCATCGTTATCGGCAATTCTAGAACTTACCCCAATCCCGAACAAGTGACCGATCTGTTGCGAGACGCGGATATCGCCATGTATCGGGCTAAGGCTCGCAGTCAGGGAAACTACGAAGTATTCGATCCCTCGATGTATACTTATGCTCTCAAGCGATTGCAGTTAGAAAATGACCTGCGCCGAGCGCTCGCTCGCACGACTTCGCCAGAGGCAACCCAGCCGGAATTTTCCGTTTACTATCAGCCAATTTTTTCGATCGCAACTCAGCAAATTGAAGGCTTCGAGGCGCTCGTCCGCTGGCAACACCCAGAAAAGGGGACGATCTCGCCAGTCGATTTTATCGCGATCGCAGAAGAAACGGGGCTGATCGTTCCTCTCGATCGCTGGGTTTTAAAGACGGCTTGCTACCAGTTACGCGCTTGGCAAGCGCAATTCCCAATGCCCGCACCGCTGACTGTAAGCGTCAATCTCTCTGGCAAGCATTTTTACCAGCCTGGTTTAATCGAATTTCTCGATCGCGTTCTTGAGGAAACGGGTTTAGACGGCAGAACTTTAAAGTTAGAGATTACTGAAAGCATCGTGATTGAAAATACCGAAGCGGCAGCAATTATGCTCAAGCAACTGAGGGAGCGCCAGGTTCAAGCCTGCCTCGATGATTTTGGCACGGGCTATTCGTCTTTAAGTTATCTGCACAGTTTCCCGTTTAACACGTTAAAGATCGATCGCTCTTTCATCAAACAATTGGGCATGGAAGAAGAAAACGATGAAATTGTCAAGGCGATTGTTAATTTGGGTTTAATCCTGGGAATGAATGTCGTTGCCGAAGGCGTAGAAACCCCAGAACAAGTGGCGCAATTGAAAGACTTGAACTGTCATTACGGGCAAGGGTATTGGTTCTCCAGACCGATGAACGGTGAAGCCATGACCGAGTTTTTGCTCGGCGCGATCGAGAGTTGA
- a CDS encoding ArsB/NhaD family transporter — MELHAIVAASVFTGVIVIIMFEWLHLTVAALLGALILVFAHVMTLSEAIGYISRSYATLALFFGVMVLVRAFEPTKIFEYLAMQMVLIAKGSGKLLLLGIVAITTPICAVLPNATTVMLLAPLIPPIAQDIGVDFVPLLILMVFVANSAGLLTLVGDPATFIVGDSVNITFTDYLKNLSLGGVLAVVSVVAIMPFLFSKIWQTKFENLEQIPHPKINHPRVLAVGGIIVLFVLIFFVIGEEALPIPIPPAAVALLGAALALLLAHQTKIDTVHNILRDVDWSTLLFFMSIFVLIGGLEKTGIVSNLSRLLAIILGQNIALGAILLIFVVGILSSVVPNIPLVVAMVPLLKEYLVNVGYVGQNVLNNNFDGQLPPEVLPLFYAMMFGATLGGNGTLVGASSNIVAAGISEQHGKVISFKTFLQYGIPVMGVQLLTSALYITIFHLI; from the coding sequence ATGGAATTACACGCGATCGTTGCAGCTTCGGTTTTTACTGGTGTAATCGTTATCATTATGTTTGAGTGGTTACACCTGACAGTTGCTGCATTACTAGGCGCATTAATTTTAGTTTTTGCCCATGTCATGACCCTATCAGAAGCAATAGGCTATATCAGTCGAAGTTATGCGACATTAGCTTTGTTTTTTGGGGTTATGGTCTTGGTTCGTGCTTTTGAACCGACTAAAATTTTTGAATATTTAGCCATGCAAATGGTGCTGATTGCTAAAGGTAGCGGGAAACTATTGCTTTTGGGAATCGTAGCTATTACTACGCCTATTTGTGCGGTTTTACCCAATGCTACTACGGTAATGCTATTAGCGCCTTTAATTCCCCCAATTGCTCAAGATATTGGCGTAGATTTTGTTCCTTTACTCATCTTGATGGTATTTGTGGCTAACAGTGCTGGTTTATTGACGCTAGTAGGCGATCCGGCGACGTTTATCGTCGGAGATTCTGTCAATATTACCTTTACAGATTACCTAAAAAACTTGAGTTTAGGAGGCGTGTTAGCCGTTGTGTCTGTTGTTGCAATTATGCCTTTTTTATTCTCAAAAATTTGGCAAACTAAATTTGAAAATTTAGAGCAAATACCGCACCCAAAAATTAATCATCCCAGAGTATTAGCGGTGGGAGGAATAATTGTTTTATTCGTTCTCATCTTTTTTGTTATTGGCGAGGAAGCTTTGCCAATTCCTATTCCTCCCGCTGCCGTAGCATTATTAGGTGCGGCTTTAGCTTTGTTATTAGCTCATCAGACTAAAATCGATACTGTTCACAATATTTTGCGAGATGTAGATTGGAGTACTTTGCTCTTTTTTATGTCTATTTTTGTCTTGATTGGCGGACTAGAAAAAACAGGAATTGTTAGTAATTTATCAAGATTATTAGCAATAATTTTAGGACAAAATATTGCCTTGGGTGCGATTCTTTTAATCTTCGTTGTTGGGATATTATCCAGCGTCGTTCCTAATATTCCTCTGGTCGTAGCGATGGTTCCCTTACTCAAGGAGTACCTTGTCAATGTCGGATATGTCGGACAGAATGTGCTCAATAATAATTTTGACGGGCAGTTGCCACCTGAAGTTTTACCGCTTTTCTACGCGATGATGTTTGGGGCAACGTTAGGAGGAAATGGAACGTTAGTCGGTGCTTCTTCTAACATTGTTGCAGCAGGAATTTCAGAACAACACGGGAAAGTTATTTCCTTCAAAACATTTCTGCAATATGGAATACCCGTAATGGGAGTGCAATTGCTAACATCGGCATTATATATCACAATTTTCCATCTGATTTAG
- a CDS encoding exopolysaccharide biosynthesis protein yields the protein MHLRFSQDIEAILKRLATHPITLQDILEETSERGFSLIIFLLALPFLFPMPPGLPGIIGPASILLAGQMALGRHKPWLPKRIARFRFPQKIALQLLSKLKQITKIIEKITRPRLAIVANNRYIWRVNGLLIVWLTILLILPIPGTNPLPTIGILLLSVATLEADGLLMCIAYLWSILITGLIIFLGYSLLQTSILIININ from the coding sequence ATGCATTTGAGGTTTTCTCAAGATATCGAGGCAATTTTAAAGCGGTTAGCAACTCATCCAATAACGCTGCAAGATATTTTAGAGGAAACCTCCGAACGAGGATTTAGTTTAATAATTTTTCTGTTGGCTCTACCTTTTTTATTTCCCATGCCGCCTGGATTGCCAGGTATTATAGGTCCAGCATCGATTTTATTAGCAGGACAAATGGCATTGGGAAGGCATAAACCTTGGTTACCTAAAAGAATTGCTCGTTTTCGTTTTCCTCAAAAGATTGCACTACAACTGCTATCAAAACTGAAACAAATTACCAAAATTATTGAAAAAATTACTCGTCCTCGATTGGCGATCGTAGCTAATAATCGCTATATTTGGAGAGTGAATGGACTTTTAATTGTATGGCTGACGATTTTGTTAATATTGCCAATTCCCGGTACTAATCCTTTGCCGACCATCGGTATTTTACTGCTGAGTGTAGCGACTTTGGAAGCCGATGGTTTATTAATGTGTATTGCCTATTTGTGGAGTATTTTGATTACTGGTTTGATTATCTTCCTTGGCTACTCCCTTCTACAAACGTCTATTCTAATAATTAATATTAATTGA
- a CDS encoding Uma2 family endonuclease produces the protein MTVTVAKWTIDEYHRMIAAGILTDRRVELLKGEIVEMPPEGESHAYFSTEAAEYLIRLLGDRAMVRASKPITLPNDSEPEPDLAIVQRLGREYLEHHPYPENIFWLIEYSDSSLEKDLETKSKVYAEANILEYWVVNLKKRQLIVFRDPQDGEYGSKSTLTGGTVYPLAFPNVAVSVNSIVST, from the coding sequence ATGACCGTAACCGTTGCTAAATGGACAATAGATGAGTATCATCGCATGATTGCGGCGGGGATATTAACCGACAGGCGCGTAGAACTGCTGAAGGGAGAAATTGTAGAGATGCCCCCTGAAGGAGAATCCCACGCCTACTTTAGCACCGAAGCGGCGGAATATCTAATTCGGTTATTGGGCGATCGCGCTATGGTGCGAGCGAGCAAACCGATTACGCTTCCTAACGATTCCGAACCCGAACCCGATCTCGCGATCGTGCAACGGTTGGGACGCGAATATCTAGAGCATCACCCTTATCCTGAAAATATTTTTTGGCTGATTGAATATTCGGATTCCAGCTTAGAGAAAGACTTGGAAACGAAAAGCAAAGTCTACGCCGAGGCTAACATCCTTGAGTACTGGGTAGTCAATCTTAAAAAGAGACAACTGATAGTATTTCGAGATCCTCAAGATGGAGAATATGGTTCAAAGTCCACGCTTACTGGAGGAACAGTTTATCCATTAGCATTCCCAAATGTAGCTGTATCGGTAAATTCAATTGTTAGCACATAA
- the psb35 gene encoding photosystem II assembly protein Psb35, translating to MHLLIETYTNTPHFPVAATLSLIVGFIAATTIGSIAWYNSKRPVGWENKERPDIVPELDTSDTMPKIEQ from the coding sequence ATGCATTTGTTAATAGAAACTTACACCAATACTCCCCATTTTCCAGTGGCAGCAACATTGTCCTTGATAGTGGGATTTATTGCTGCTACAACGATTGGATCTATCGCTTGGTATAACTCTAAGCGTCCTGTAGGTTGGGAAAATAAAGAACGTCCCGATATCGTACCCGAACTCGATACCTCCGATACGATGCCCAAGATCGAGCAATAG
- a CDS encoding transglutaminase family protein: MKFNLGCQLNYSISAPSTLIFNICAAKNNYQNILQETIKFEPSLDYEEYISPVLENRYLRVNAPEGDLQVSYQATVELSYLDEDPNSIAEVAPAELPLDKLHYLFPSRYCQSDRLMRLAQQEFGKLQPGYSRVTAICNWIYDNVTYLSGSTNSQTSAFDIVTERAGVCRDFAHLGIAFCRALNIPARFVSVYSHQLQPPDFHAVFEAYLGDRWYLFDPTRLAPLEGMIRIGTGRDAADISFATIFGAAQMQDMTVFIDCLEGKSPTFTTGAIATRSL; the protein is encoded by the coding sequence ATGAAATTCAATCTTGGATGTCAGCTAAATTACAGCATTTCCGCACCTAGTACTTTAATTTTCAATATTTGTGCGGCTAAAAACAACTATCAAAATATTCTTCAGGAAACCATAAAATTTGAACCGTCGCTGGATTATGAAGAATATATTTCTCCTGTGCTTGAGAACCGATATCTTCGGGTAAATGCACCAGAAGGCGATCTACAAGTTTCCTATCAGGCAACTGTCGAACTATCTTACCTCGACGAAGATCCTAACTCGATTGCTGAAGTTGCGCCTGCGGAGTTACCCCTAGATAAGTTGCATTATTTGTTTCCGTCGCGGTACTGCCAATCAGATCGCTTGATGCGTTTGGCACAACAAGAATTTGGCAAGCTACAACCCGGCTATTCTAGAGTCACTGCAATCTGCAACTGGATTTATGACAATGTTACTTACTTATCGGGAAGCACGAATTCCCAGACTTCTGCTTTCGACATCGTAACGGAAAGAGCTGGAGTTTGTCGGGATTTTGCCCATTTGGGGATTGCTTTCTGTCGTGCCTTAAACATTCCTGCACGATTTGTGTCAGTATATTCACATCAGCTACAACCGCCGGATTTCCATGCAGTTTTTGAGGCTTATTTGGGCGATCGCTGGTATCTATTCGATCCGACTCGCCTTGCACCTCTAGAGGGAATGATTCGCATCGGTACGGGACGAGATGCTGCTGATATTTCTTTTGCGACGATTTTTGGCGCAGCACAAATGCAAGACATGACTGTTTTTATCGATTGTTTGGAGGGCAAATCTCCAACGTTTACAACCGGCGCGATCGCTACTCGTTCGCTCTGA